The Pseudophaeobacter arcticus DSM 23566 genome includes a region encoding these proteins:
- a CDS encoding DUF1194 domain-containing protein has product MRIKARLFAAVFLALPLPGWACDLALVLAVDVSGSVDATEYRIQMDGLAAGLRDGVVSEALVNAQAQVTLIQWSGRARQEISIPWTPTRTFDEVEALAQAVETAPRPWRNFSTALGEALLLGLNQITEGPVCKRRVIDLSGDGPSNEGVEPATLKRLMRQADVTVNAIAIEQSEPELTAYFYEHVIEGEGAFVETARSFRDYPEKIRRKLVREVARKTASIQPLPDPMGRPAILPHIEASEGGLGEIVLGRADSAKQF; this is encoded by the coding sequence ATGAGGATCAAGGCCCGACTCTTTGCTGCTGTCTTCCTTGCCCTGCCACTGCCTGGCTGGGCCTGTGATCTGGCGCTGGTTTTGGCGGTGGATGTCTCTGGCTCGGTTGATGCAACCGAATACCGGATTCAGATGGATGGGCTGGCGGCTGGCCTGCGCGACGGGGTGGTTTCCGAGGCCTTGGTGAATGCCCAGGCGCAGGTGACCCTGATCCAGTGGTCGGGGCGGGCGCGCCAGGAGATCTCCATCCCCTGGACCCCAACCCGCACATTTGACGAGGTAGAGGCGCTGGCACAGGCGGTTGAGACCGCTCCACGCCCCTGGCGTAATTTTTCCACCGCCCTGGGGGAGGCGCTGTTACTGGGGTTGAACCAGATCACCGAAGGACCGGTCTGCAAACGTCGGGTGATTGATCTCTCTGGCGACGGGCCTTCAAACGAGGGGGTGGAACCTGCCACGCTAAAGCGGTTGATGCGGCAGGCTGATGTTACGGTCAATGCCATCGCGATTGAGCAAAGCGAGCCAGAGCTTACCGCCTATTTCTACGAGCATGTGATCGAAGGGGAGGGCGCCTTTGTCGAGACCGCCCGAAGTTTTCGCGACTATCCAGAAAAAATTCGTCGCAAATTGGTGCGGGAGGTGGCGCGCAAAACCGCTTCCATTCAGCCCCTCCCTGACCCAATGGGCCGCCCCGCCATTCTGCCGCACATTGAGGCCTCAGAGGGGGGATTGGGGGAAATTGTGCTGGGGAGGGCTGATTCTGCAAAACAATTTTAG
- the sdhC gene encoding succinate dehydrogenase, cytochrome b556 subunit, producing MADVNRGNRPLSPHLSIYRPQMTSMSSILTRITGNALIISVVLIVWWLLAAATSPAYFATANGVMTSWFGNIVLVLSTLGIWYHFLAGLRHLYFDAGHGLDIKTAEKLGWGMMIGSVVLTVLTVIVV from the coding sequence ATGGCCGATGTAAATCGGGGCAACCGCCCGCTTTCGCCACATTTGTCGATCTATCGCCCGCAGATGACCTCTATGTCCTCGATCCTCACCCGGATCACGGGCAATGCGCTGATCATCTCGGTGGTGCTGATTGTCTGGTGGCTCCTCGCGGCGGCGACCTCGCCCGCCTATTTTGCCACTGCCAACGGAGTGATGACCTCCTGGTTTGGCAATATTGTGCTGGTGCTGTCGACGCTGGGCATCTGGTATCACTTCCTTGCCGGGCTGCGGCACCTGTATTTTGATGCGGGCCATGGGCTGGATATTAAAACAGCCGAGAAACTGGGCTGGGGCATGATGATCGGTTCGGTCGTCCTCACCGTTCTCACCGTGATCGTGGTTTAA
- a CDS encoding MaoC family dehydratase — MAKTSAAKTNSGRFFEDYALGDVITHAVPRTVSGGERALYHALYPARHALYSSDEFARRSGLPKSPLDDLAAFHIVFGKTVPDVSLNAVANLGYAEGRWLVPVYEGDTLRSTSEVIGVKQNSNGKSGVVYVRTRGLNQRDETVMEYVRWVMVRKGNLEAPAPETVLPDLAKVIAADQLVVPAGLDFSSYDFDLAGEPHRWGDYAVGETINHVDGVTIEEAEHMLATRLWQNTAKVHFDNTARPDGTRLIYGGHVISMARALSFNGLANAQMIVGLNGGAHANPCLSGTTIRAWSEVLDKADTDAPGVGAIRLRLVATKGGDPFALKGEDGKYLPDVLLDLDYWALMPK; from the coding sequence AATTCAGGTCGATTTTTTGAGGACTACGCCTTGGGCGATGTGATCACCCATGCGGTGCCGCGCACCGTTTCGGGCGGCGAGCGTGCCCTGTACCACGCGCTTTATCCGGCGCGTCATGCGCTGTATTCCTCGGATGAATTTGCCCGCCGCTCTGGTCTGCCAAAATCGCCGCTGGATGATCTGGCGGCCTTTCATATCGTATTTGGCAAGACGGTTCCCGATGTCTCGCTGAATGCGGTGGCCAATCTGGGCTACGCCGAGGGGCGCTGGCTGGTGCCTGTCTATGAGGGCGACACCCTGCGGTCGACCAGCGAAGTGATTGGCGTCAAACAGAACTCCAACGGAAAATCCGGGGTGGTCTATGTGCGCACGCGTGGCCTGAACCAGCGTGACGAGACCGTGATGGAATATGTCCGCTGGGTGATGGTACGCAAAGGCAATCTGGAGGCTCCAGCCCCCGAAACCGTGCTGCCGGATCTGGCAAAGGTCATTGCCGCCGATCAACTGGTGGTGCCTGCAGGGCTGGATTTCAGCAGCTATGACTTTGATCTGGCTGGTGAGCCCCATCGCTGGGGTGACTATGCGGTCGGCGAGACCATCAACCACGTGGATGGTGTCACCATTGAGGAGGCCGAGCATATGTTGGCCACCCGTCTGTGGCAGAACACTGCCAAGGTGCATTTTGACAATACCGCCCGCCCCGATGGCACCCGGCTGATCTATGGCGGGCATGTGATTTCGATGGCGCGGGCTCTGTCGTTCAATGGTCTGGCCAATGCGCAGATGATCGTGGGCCTCAACGGTGGCGCCCATGCCAACCCCTGCCTGTCCGGCACCACCATCCGGGCCTGGTCCGAGGTGCTGGACAAGGCCGATACCGATGCCCCTGGCGTTGGCGCCATTCGCCTGCGTCTGGTCGCCACCAAGGGGGGGGATCCCTTTGCCCTGAAGGGCGAGGACGGCAAATACCTGCCCGACGTGCTGCTGGATCTGGACTACTGGGCCTTGATGCCCAAATAG
- the sdhD gene encoding succinate dehydrogenase, hydrophobic membrane anchor protein has product MRYLTARKRAVGKGAAGTGTQHHWYMQVSAVALAFLVPAFIYIVGSAIGGTQEEVLATFARPFPAILTGLTLYAGVMHFNKGAQMMIEDYARGSMRKALIMFVIGLSYATIATGVYALAKIAL; this is encoded by the coding sequence ATGCGTTATTTGACCGCTCGTAAACGCGCCGTTGGCAAGGGCGCCGCAGGCACCGGCACGCAACATCACTGGTACATGCAGGTAAGCGCCGTGGCGCTGGCCTTTTTGGTTCCGGCTTTCATCTATATCGTCGGTTCTGCCATTGGCGGCACGCAGGAAGAGGTTCTGGCCACTTTTGCACGCCCCTTCCCGGCAATCCTGACGGGCCTCACGCTGTATGCCGGGGTGATGCATTTCAACAAGGGCGCGCAAATGATGATCGAAGATTATGCGCGTGGCTCGATGCGTAAAGCGCTGATCATGTTTGTGATCGGCCTCAGCTACGCCACAATCGCCACTGGGGTTTATGCCCTGGCCAAGATCGCGCTGTAA